A single Methylomonas sp. AM2-LC DNA region contains:
- a CDS encoding electron transport complex subunit E: protein MNLAVFFSAPYRKIARDGLWDNNVVLTQNLALCPLLAVTGTATNGLGMGLATMVVMLASNATVSVCRHLIPPEIRIPIFVLLIAALVTLVDIFLNAWMHELHKVLGLFIPLIVTNCVILGRAEAFASKQPVLPAVWDGLMMGLGFTLVMVVLGAVREISAQGTLFANASVLLGDSFSFLETTIISHYKGFLLTALPPGGFIVLGFMVAVKRMLDNKLSVTHPVASPLPDPILSGENS from the coding sequence ATGAACTTAGCCGTATTTTTTTCAGCGCCCTATCGAAAAATCGCCCGTGATGGTCTATGGGATAATAATGTGGTATTGACTCAAAATCTGGCTTTATGCCCTTTATTAGCTGTGACAGGTACGGCTACAAATGGGTTGGGTATGGGCTTGGCGACCATGGTAGTTATGTTGGCCTCAAACGCAACAGTATCTGTCTGCAGGCACCTGATCCCCCCGGAGATTCGCATTCCCATCTTTGTACTACTCATAGCCGCGCTAGTAACCCTGGTGGACATATTTCTGAATGCCTGGATGCATGAATTACACAAAGTACTGGGTTTATTTATTCCGTTGATCGTTACCAATTGTGTAATTCTGGGTCGCGCAGAAGCGTTTGCCTCTAAACAGCCGGTACTGCCTGCGGTATGGGATGGTTTAATGATGGGACTAGGATTTACCCTGGTGATGGTGGTATTAGGCGCGGTCAGAGAAATTAGTGCTCAGGGAACCTTGTTTGCCAATGCCTCGGTACTACTGGGTGATAGCTTTAGTTTTTTAGAAACGACTATTATCTCCCACTACAAAGGATTTCTACTAACAGCGCTGCCGCCTGGGGGGTTTATAGTTTTGGGTTTTATGGTGGCTGTCAAACGCATGCTGGATAATAAACTCAGCGTCACTCATCCTGTTGCCAGCCCTTTACCTGATCCTATTTTGAGCGGAGAAAACTCATGA
- a CDS encoding ArsC/Spx/MgsR family protein has protein sequence MATIHFYEKPGCTNNTRQKQLLIKAGHVLVIHNLLTQNWGQEPEKLRSFFGTMPVADWFNLSAPAIKNGEIIPEAIAQEQAIALMIANPLLIRRPLLEVDEQRLAGFDPTLMASKLGLSMTNAGTELETCPNTHQHKSACLP, from the coding sequence ATGGCAACCATACATTTTTATGAAAAACCAGGCTGTACCAACAATACCCGGCAAAAGCAATTGCTGATAAAAGCCGGGCATGTGCTGGTTATTCATAATTTGTTAACACAAAACTGGGGGCAAGAACCGGAAAAACTGCGCTCTTTTTTCGGCACCATGCCGGTAGCCGACTGGTTTAACCTTAGCGCACCGGCCATCAAGAATGGTGAAATTATTCCCGAAGCCATCGCCCAGGAACAGGCGATTGCCTTGATGATTGCTAATCCCTTATTGATTCGGCGTCCACTATTGGAAGTAGACGAGCAACGCTTGGCAGGCTTTGATCCAACCTTGATGGCATCCAAACTGGGTTTAAGCATGACTAATGCGGGGACAGAACTGGAAACCTGTCCCAATACGCATCAGCATAAATCGGCTT
- the rsxG gene encoding electron transport complex subunit RsxG, with amino-acid sequence MNPEPEKPALTAKTLQVLGMMQQKLSIWLEPSNLEQLRPQLQFQTGILAGFALLAALLLGFADLATRGVIQHRLQEDLQANLEQVIPTELHDNNLLQDSVLIDSTADKLGADQTEVYLAKKQGEISAVCFKFVAPDGYAGPINLVMGIDRNGEILGVRVISHIETPGLGDKIEISKSKWVLSFNGKSLQNMSVEQWAVKKDGGSFDQFSGATITPRKVVQAIRRGLKFYELHQTELLSANH; translated from the coding sequence ATGAATCCCGAACCCGAAAAACCAGCACTGACCGCAAAGACTTTGCAAGTCCTAGGTATGATGCAACAAAAGCTGTCTATCTGGCTGGAACCCTCTAACTTGGAACAACTACGTCCGCAATTGCAGTTTCAAACCGGCATCTTAGCTGGCTTTGCTTTGTTAGCTGCGCTATTGCTTGGATTTGCTGATTTAGCGACACGCGGTGTTATTCAGCATCGATTACAAGAAGATTTACAAGCCAATCTGGAACAGGTAATACCGACTGAGCTCCATGATAACAACCTGTTACAAGATAGTGTGTTGATTGATTCAACTGCAGACAAATTGGGTGCTGATCAAACTGAAGTGTATTTGGCAAAAAAACAGGGTGAAATTAGCGCTGTGTGCTTTAAGTTTGTTGCCCCAGATGGTTACGCGGGACCTATCAATTTGGTGATGGGTATCGATCGAAACGGTGAAATTTTGGGTGTGCGTGTTATTTCCCATATCGAAACACCGGGTTTAGGCGACAAAATTGAAATTAGCAAATCAAAATGGGTGTTGTCGTTTAATGGTAAATCGCTTCAAAATATGTCCGTGGAACAATGGGCTGTAAAAAAAGATGGTGGTAGTTTCGACCAATTTAGTGGTGCGACCATTACTCCCAGAAAAGTAGTGCAGGCCATTCGCCGCGGCTTGAAATTTTATGAACTGCATCAGACAGAACTATTAAGCGCTAACCATTAA
- a CDS encoding 4Fe-4S dicluster domain-containing protein has product MSLKIIESCVNCYACEPLCPSKAIYMSKTHFKINAKKCTECEDDFAEPQCASICPIEGAILDALNVPLNPPGSLTGIPPERMAEVMAELQAH; this is encoded by the coding sequence ATGTCCCTAAAAATCATTGAAAGCTGTGTTAATTGCTACGCTTGTGAACCGTTATGTCCCAGCAAAGCGATTTATATGTCGAAAACGCATTTTAAGATTAATGCGAAAAAATGTACTGAATGTGAGGACGATTTTGCCGAGCCACAATGTGCCAGTATTTGCCCTATAGAAGGCGCAATTCTGGATGCCTTAAACGTGCCGCTTAATCCACCCGGTTCGTTAACGGGTATTCCACCCGAAAGAATGGCGGAAGTGATGGCGGAATTACAAGCGCATTAA
- a CDS encoding RnfABCDGE type electron transport complex subunit D yields MNNKVISGPHLVATRRVNDIMRQVIIALAPSAAFGVFLFGWPALYLLVITICSALAFEACCLRLKGVVATPHLRDGSAIVTGLLVAMTLPPWAPWWIAVTGAAIAIILGKHVYGGLGQNLFNPAMLARVALLISFPIEMTTWINVTPLFTGPGILDSLNLTFSGLDNADGITGATTLGMVKTGFSQNQFLPDSLNHYSGFLAFIGWERGSLGETSTLLLLIGGFGLLRKGIIKWHIPASLLATVFVLSSVFHLVNSARYLSPWVELNSGALMLVAFFIATDYVTSPNTALGELLFGMGCGILIFVIRAWGGYPEGTGFAILLMNAITPLIDHYIRPRIYGRYRDGKPLDISPQ; encoded by the coding sequence ATGAACAATAAAGTGATAAGCGGACCGCATCTGGTCGCTACTCGACGGGTTAACGATATTATGCGCCAAGTGATTATTGCGCTGGCGCCTTCCGCGGCATTTGGGGTATTTTTGTTTGGTTGGCCTGCCTTGTATTTACTGGTCATCACTATTTGTTCTGCTTTGGCCTTTGAAGCATGTTGTCTCAGATTAAAAGGCGTAGTGGCTACCCCGCATTTACGAGATGGTTCTGCTATTGTGACTGGACTGCTAGTAGCCATGACATTGCCACCTTGGGCACCATGGTGGATTGCCGTTACGGGGGCCGCTATTGCCATTATTTTAGGTAAACATGTGTATGGCGGTCTGGGGCAAAATTTATTCAATCCTGCCATGCTGGCCCGAGTAGCACTATTGATATCATTTCCCATTGAAATGACTACCTGGATTAATGTCACCCCGCTGTTTACTGGACCCGGTATTTTAGACAGTTTAAATTTAACTTTCTCAGGTTTAGACAATGCTGATGGTATAACGGGGGCAACTACGCTAGGCATGGTAAAAACTGGCTTTTCACAAAATCAATTTTTACCGGATAGTCTAAATCATTATTCCGGTTTTCTGGCTTTCATAGGCTGGGAACGTGGCAGCTTGGGTGAAACATCTACACTATTACTTTTAATAGGCGGTTTCGGCTTACTGCGTAAAGGCATTATCAAATGGCACATTCCGGCATCACTACTCGCCACAGTCTTTGTATTATCCAGTGTATTTCATCTCGTAAACAGTGCGCGTTATTTGAGTCCATGGGTAGAGCTTAATTCGGGTGCATTGATGCTGGTCGCCTTTTTTATTGCCACCGATTATGTGACTTCACCAAACACAGCTCTCGGCGAATTGTTATTTGGTATGGGCTGCGGAATACTTATTTTCGTAATTCGCGCTTGGGGTGGTTACCCTGAAGGAACAGGTTTTGCAATCTTGCTTATGAATGCAATTACACCACTGATAGATCACTATATTCGCCCTAGAATTTATGGTCGCTACCGTGACGGTAAACCGCTCGATATTTCCCCACAGTGA
- the nifB gene encoding nitrogenase cofactor biosynthesis protein NifB, which yields MELPVLNEKPAATGGCSASSCGTTDDQLSHLSDDIREKVQNHPCYSEDAHHYFARMHVAVAPACNIQCHYCNRKYDCANESRPGVVSELLTPDQAVKKTMAVAANIPQMTVLGIAGPGDPLANPERTFETFRRLSEEAPDIKLCVSTNGLALPAAVEELSKHNIDHVTITINCVDPEVGAKIYPWIFWENRRIKGKKGAKILIEQQQKGLEMLVAKGILVKVNSVMIPGVNDKHLAEVSKIVKEKGAFLHNVMPLIAEAEHGTFYGVMGQRGPNPEELQALQDSCSGDMNMMRHCRQCRADAVGMLGEDRGDEFTMDKIETMEIDYQAAMEKRKVIHQAITEEMNSKRAAKATAAEQFAAEEKLTTRPVLMAVATSGQGLINMHFGHAKEFLIYEASPEGVRFISHRKTELYCSGDSACGEAETALQRTIRTLEGCEAVLCSKVGYEPWDMLEQAGIAPNGEHAMEPIEEAVMAVYKEMAAAGKLEEVSDQQRASA from the coding sequence ATGGAATTGCCAGTCTTAAACGAAAAACCTGCCGCTACAGGCGGCTGCTCTGCAAGTTCTTGCGGAACCACTGATGATCAGTTAAGTCATTTGAGTGATGATATTCGAGAAAAAGTACAGAACCACCCGTGCTATTCAGAAGATGCCCATCATTATTTTGCGCGTATGCATGTAGCGGTTGCTCCTGCCTGCAATATTCAATGTCATTACTGTAACCGTAAATACGATTGCGCTAACGAATCACGTCCAGGTGTAGTTTCAGAATTATTAACCCCTGATCAAGCCGTGAAAAAAACCATGGCTGTAGCGGCTAATATTCCGCAAATGACGGTTTTGGGTATCGCAGGCCCCGGTGATCCACTTGCCAATCCTGAACGTACTTTCGAAACTTTCCGCCGTCTAAGCGAGGAAGCGCCTGATATAAAACTGTGTGTTTCTACGAATGGCTTGGCTTTGCCGGCTGCGGTTGAAGAGTTATCCAAACACAATATTGATCATGTCACCATCACCATCAACTGTGTTGATCCTGAAGTGGGTGCAAAAATATATCCTTGGATATTCTGGGAAAACCGTCGTATCAAAGGCAAAAAAGGCGCGAAAATTTTAATCGAACAACAGCAAAAAGGCTTGGAAATGCTGGTAGCTAAAGGCATTTTGGTCAAGGTTAATTCGGTGATGATACCGGGTGTTAATGATAAACACCTGGCTGAAGTCAGCAAAATCGTTAAAGAAAAAGGCGCATTTTTACATAATGTAATGCCATTGATTGCTGAGGCTGAACATGGCACTTTCTATGGCGTTATGGGTCAACGCGGGCCAAATCCAGAAGAGTTACAAGCTTTACAGGATTCTTGTTCCGGTGACATGAATATGATGCGTCATTGTCGCCAGTGTCGTGCCGATGCCGTAGGTATGTTAGGTGAAGACCGTGGCGATGAGTTCACGATGGACAAGATTGAAACCATGGAAATCGATTATCAGGCGGCGATGGAAAAACGTAAAGTTATCCATCAAGCCATCACCGAGGAAATGAACAGCAAACGCGCCGCAAAAGCCACTGCCGCAGAACAGTTTGCCGCTGAAGAAAAGTTGACTACCCGTCCAGTGTTGATGGCTGTTGCCACCAGTGGCCAGGGTTTGATCAATATGCATTTTGGACATGCTAAAGAGTTTTTAATCTACGAAGCCTCACCGGAAGGCGTGCGTTTTATCAGTCACCGCAAAACAGAGTTGTATTGTAGTGGTGACAGTGCTTGCGGAGAAGCGGAAACCGCTTTGCAACGTACCATTCGTACCCTGGAAGGCTGCGAAGCCGTTCTGTGCTCAAAAGTGGGTTACGAGCCTTGGGATATGCTGGAACAGGCTGGCATTGCGCCAAATGGCGAACATGCCATGGAACCCATTGAGGAAGCGGTCATGGCGGTTTACAAAGAAATGGCTGCAGCTGGCAAGCTTGAAGAGGTTTCCGACCAGCAACGTGCCAGCGCTTAA
- a CDS encoding RnfH family protein, with protein sequence MNVGVCYAQADRQIWLKLDVPETSTISEVIVLSGLLNQYPEIDLETQKVGIFGKIAKLDTLVKDGDRVEIYRKITADPAQVQRRRSV encoded by the coding sequence ATGAATGTAGGCGTTTGTTATGCTCAGGCTGACAGGCAAATTTGGTTAAAATTGGACGTACCAGAAACCAGTACTATTTCTGAAGTGATAGTGTTGTCTGGTCTATTAAACCAGTATCCGGAAATTGATCTGGAAACACAAAAAGTGGGTATTTTTGGCAAAATTGCCAAACTGGATACCTTGGTTAAAGATGGCGACCGGGTGGAAATCTATCGTAAAATTACGGCAGATCCGGCGCAGGTGCAGCGAAGAAGATCAGTGTGA